The following are from one region of the Staphylococcus argenteus genome:
- a CDS encoding anthranilate synthase component II, with the protein MILVIDNNDSFTYNLIDYIKTQTKLPVEVIGIDSLVMEQVINIAPQAIIISPGPGKPDDYPSLYKVIKNFHKQIPILGVCLGFQCIVSYFGGRIIHSRRPVHGHTTQLQHLGVGIFKGIPQNFNVMRYHSLIAEQQSFPKCLTITATNDENIIMGLEHQSYPTYGVQYHPESILSEYGYKQVELFLAKVCENSENRI; encoded by the coding sequence ATGATTCTAGTCATAGATAACAATGATTCATTTACATATAACTTAATTGACTATATTAAGACACAAACCAAATTACCGGTTGAGGTTATAGGTATTGATTCACTTGTGATGGAACAGGTGATTAATATAGCGCCACAAGCAATCATTATTTCACCTGGACCTGGTAAACCAGATGATTATCCTTCACTTTATAAAGTAATAAAAAATTTTCATAAACAGATTCCAATTTTAGGTGTGTGTCTAGGCTTTCAATGTATCGTTTCGTATTTTGGTGGAAGAATAATACATAGCCGACGACCTGTACATGGACATACAACACAATTGCAACATTTAGGCGTGGGTATTTTTAAAGGTATTCCACAAAACTTTAATGTGATGCGTTATCACTCATTAATTGCTGAACAACAATCGTTCCCAAAATGCTTAACAATAACTGCCACAAATGATGAGAACATCATTATGGGATTAGAACATCAATCGTACCCAACGTATGGCGTACAATATCATCCTGAATCTATATTGAGTGAATATGGTTATAAACAAGTTGAATTATTTTTAGCAAAGGTGTGTGAAAATAGTGAAAATAGAATTTAA